A segment of the Bacillus pseudomycoides genome:
ACGTTTGTAAAATGGTGTTGGAACGACTACTGCTTTAACGCGTTTATTACGAATCTCAATTTCTACTTCTGTATCAATTGCTGCGTATTTTACATCAACTAATGCTAAGCCAATGCTTTTCTTTAACGTTGGAGATTGTGTACCACTTGTAACTTCTCCGATTTTTTCTTCGCCTACATATATTGGATAATGTGTACGAGGAATACCGCGCTCAATTACTTCGATACCGACTAATTTACGAGGTGCACCGTTTTCTTTGTATTCTTTTAATGTTTCTTTTCCAAAGAAATCTGCCTCTTTGTTTGTTTTTACTGCAAAACCAATTCCAGCTTCAATTGGTGTAATATCTTTCGATAATTCTTGACCGTAAAGTGGAAGTGTTGCTTCAAAACGAAGTGTATCACGTGCCCCTAAACCACATGGTTTTAAGCCGTCTTCTGCACCAACTTCAAGAAGTTTCTCCCAAAGTTTTGCAGCATCTTCACTCTTACAGTAAATTTCAAATCCGTCTTCACCTGTATAACCAGTGCGTGATACAAGTGCTTCTACACCATCTACAAGAACAGGATTTTTAAATTTAAAGAACTTAATTTCTTTTAAATCTTCTGACACAACTTTTTGTAAAATGCCTTCTGCTTTTGGTCCTTGAATTGCAAGCTGTGCAATTTCACTAGAAACATTGACTACTTTCGTATCGCCAATAACATGACTTGCTAACCACTCGTAATCTTTCTCGATATTCGATGCATTGATTACTAATAAGTAGTCTTCTTCGCCACGTTTGTAGATTAATAAATCATCTACAGTACCACCATTTTCGTAACACATTGCTGTATATTGTGCTCCTCCTACCTTTAAGGTAGAAACGTCATTTGTAACAACGCGTTGTAAAAATGCTAAACTATCTGCACCCGTTACTTCTACTTCTCCCATGTGAGACACATCGAATAGACCCGCTGCTGTACGAACAGCCTCGTGTTCTTCTTTAATACTTGAAAATTGAACTGGTAATTCCCAACCACCAAAGTCGATTGTTTTCCCACCATACTTCGCGTAAACATCAAATAGCGGTGTACGTTGTAATGTAATCATGTTCTTTCCCCCTTATGCTGTCTATGACAAATCAATAAAAGTTGGCTTCCCGTATCTAAACATTTTTATTCTGAAAAGATGGGATATACGGAATCTCAATGCATTTTTTTATGAAAGCGTAAATAAAAAAGTACTTTCTTGGATAAAATACGAAAGATTCCATTCATTTCACACCATTATCCTAACATTTTTCGATCTATTTCATCAATATTCTAGCATAAAAAATAATTTGGAATTTTTTAATCTTATACTTGCAAAAACGACTTCACCTAAAAATGCTAGAAATTATCGTTTTGGGTGAAGGGTATAATAATAACCGTTTTAGTTTACAGAAGGTGGGAGAGTTTTAATGGATGTCGATATTTCCGTAGATCGGACATGGCAAGAAAATTTTTTAAAACGAATTGAGGAGGACGGCCCTTGGACAAATTGGGAATTGTATAATTTAGCTTATGAAACAGAAAAGTCATTACTTGTCCCTACATTTGACGGTTTGCAAGCACCAAAACATTTATCCCATTTCACACCGCTTCCTCATCAGTTAGAAGTAGCCCAAACTGTTATTGAACAAATGAATGGAAAAGCGATACTTGCAGATGAAGTTGGTCTTGGGAAAACCATTGAAGCAGGTCTTATTTTAAAAGAATATATGGTGCGCGGCCTTGTAAAAAAAGTACTTATACTCGTTCCAGCTTCCCTTGTTTCCCAATGGGCATATGAACTCAACACAAAGTTTTTTATCCCTGCAGTTGCCCAGAGAAAAAGCTACTCATGGGAACAAGCTGATGTTATCGTTTCATCGATTGATACAGCGAAGCGTTCACCGCATCGTGATATCGTTTTAAACCTAGAGTATGATCTCATCATTATTGATGAGGCACACAAACTTAAAAATAATAAAACAAAAAACTATGAATTTGCGCAACGTCTCAAAAAGAAGTTTTGTTTATTACTAACTGCAACACCTGTCCAAAACAAAATCGATGAAATCTTTAATCTTGTTTCCTTATTAAAACCCGGTCATTTAGGCAATCAATCTAACTTCGAAGAATATTATGCTTCTAAAAATCGCTCTGCAGAGTCAGATGAAGATTTGAAAGCACTGATTAACAAAGTGATGGTCAGAAATCGGCGAAACGGTACGGGGATTGAGTGGCCTAAAAGGCATGTTCGAACCATATTTGTTGATTTTAATGAAGAAGAACGAGCTCTGTATAACGCGATTGAGCATTGGAAAGGACAAGACGCCTTTACCTCTGCCTTTTCATCCTTAACTTTGAAACGAGAAGTATGCAGTAGCCGTGAAGCAGTTTATTATTCACTAAAAAAGCATGTGGAAAAAAGGCAAAAAGAAAATGAGAATTATACACCAGACCCATATATCGATGTTTTAATGGATAAAATCAATCATATTCCTTTTAATTCAAAAGCAAATCAAGCACTAGAGCTTATAAAAGAAATTGATGGTAAAGTCGTCATCTTTACAGAATATAGAGCAACGCAAATGTACTTACAATGGTTTTTAAAACAGCATGGTATTTCATCCGTTCCCTTTCGCGGCGGCTTTAAACGCGGGAAAAAAGATTGGATGAAAGAGCTCTTTCAAAATCATGCGCAAGTTTTAATCGCAACCGAGGCTGGCGGTGAAGGAATTAACTTACAATTTTGTAGCCATATGATTAACTACGACTTACCCTGGAATCCAATGAGGCTTGAACAGCGAATCGGACGTATTCATAGACTTGGTCAAAAAAACGATGTTCATATTTATAACTTAGCGACGAAACATACAGTTGAAGAACATATTTTGAAACTTCTATATGAAAAAATCAATTTATTTGAGCGAGTTATCGGTGAACTCGATGAAATTTTAACAAGAATCAATATGAAAAATATCGATGCGCATATTCAAGAAATTTTCGCAGGATCAAAGAGCGAAGGAGAAATTCGAATTAAGATGGAAAATTTAACATCTATCATCGACTTTGCGAAGAGAAATGAAGCTGAGGTGCAAGGCTATGCAGCAACATGAAATTCATAATTACTTATGGAACTTTTTTGAAGCAAACGACTGTGAAATTTCCCGGCGTTCCCCGCATCTACTAAATGTGCAATTAACAATTGAAATGGATAAACTATTGATGAATCGTCCTTTTTATTGGCATTACCTTGAGAAAACGGGTGGTATACCAAATCCGATGCGACTCACTCTCATTACAGATCCAGAGAATGACGAAGAAGAAGGTGAGCTGATTCACTATGGATCTCCTCGCCTACATCAAATCTTCCAAACAACAAAAGAACTCGGATCCTACATACGTTTATTTGAAGAAGTGAATCTTGGTAGTACAACACACATACCACTTCACCCATGGCTTGGTGTGAATGTAAAAGTATGTTATCAATGCGATCGAAAGAAAGATATGCTTCATTCCATCGGGATTCATCTTATTTCTGGAACAATGATTACAAACTTCCATGAAACACTAGCAAAAATTCGGCTCACGCCAAAAATACCAGATTTCAGTTTTACACTCACTCCGATTATTAAACCGCAAAGTGGAATGATGCGAATAGAAGATACATTAAAAAAACTCATCGCAGCAGACGATCACACATGGGCTGAAGAAGCGAGAGTACGCTGGAATCATGATTTAGCGCTTCTTAATCGCTTTTATGAAGAAAGTGAAGAACTTCCCGAAAACTACGAAATAGAAAAGCGAGCATTACAAGAGCAATACGAACCTCGTATTACAATGCAAATTATAAACGGTGGGCTCTTTTATGTAACCGCTAATCATTTTTTTCATAAGGAAAGCCCCTTCTCATGAGAAGGAGCTTTCCTTATATTTTTCCATTATACTTCCGGCCATCATTATGTTCTTGTTGCTGCTTTTCTGTCATTCGTTTTTGATATTCCCTATCTTTTGCACTCACATGGTTTGCATCTGTTGGAAGATTCTTTTTCGAACGTCCTACGCCATTGCTCATCTTTTTCACCCCTTATGCTTTTCAAATTCGTTCTTATTGTCAGCTAGAAGAGCAATCCTTATACAAAACAAAAATAAGAGAAGCTTTTCGCTCCTCTTATTCCTTCACATATTTCTGAAACATATCGTGTAAGCCTTGATTTACGAGATGAGAGATCTGTTCGTCAGATTTATCTGGATAACGATCACGTAACCTGATAGATGCTTTCACCATTAAATTTTCTAATACAGAACGGCCACCTTCACCATAAATAATTTCAGCATATTCTACAAGCCTTCCATCCTCTATTGTTGCTGGATTATGATTGAAAAAAAATTTACTCATTGCCTCCACCTCTCTTTTGATAACGTTTACATTTATATAGATGATTTATGTTATTTATTTCACAATATTGTATGCATGTATAGATGATTAGTTTCATTATAAAACAACATGACGATAGGAATAACATAAGTTTTCGTCAATTTTGTGAACAAACTTTTAAAAATGAAAGCGTTTTAATTATTATATACTAAAAAGATTACCACGCTAGGGGCAATTTTTTATTTCTACTAATCTTGTACAATATTCAGAAATTCTATTGTAAAATATATCTATTACTTAAGGAGGCCTACAATGAATCAAAATAAGAAAGCAATTTTCGATATTGTCTTTTATCTCGTCTTCCCTTTTGTCATTTGGAAATTTGCAAAAACACATATTGATCCTTATTATGCGATGCTTATTTCCTCAGTACCGGGAATTCTTTATACACTGTACTGTTTTAAGAAAGAAAAACAGTTCAACGTTACAGGGTTCTTCATTTTGATTACCCTCCTTGCTAACACAGCCGTAGATCTATTATCTGGGTCTGCTGAGCGCATGCTTTGGAATGACGCATATTATCATATCGTACTCGGATGCATTGTCATTTGCACAATCTTTATTAAGAAACCACTCATGTTATATTTTGCAGCTGATATCGCCGCACTACAAGGACATGACCGTGATGAAAGTCGTGTCCTTTACCGTGATAAACGCATCTATCCAGCACTACAGTATTTAACACTATTTTTCGGTCTCCAATTCATTTTAAAAAGCTTTTTAAAAATCTATTTCATCTCTGTTTTTGGGGTAGAAGGATATGGTGAAATGAGAGCAATCATGACCGCTGTTGGTTGGGGAATTTCCATATGTATTGGTATAGGGTTTGTATGGGTGAATAATAAAATACACGCAGTAACTGAACAGAATGAACCTACACATTGAACTACCCTCACAATAAATTATAGGCTATCTCAAGAAATAATAAAAAATCCCCCAGCGTAATATTGCACTGAGGGATTTTTCATAGGTTGATCTGTCGAATCGATGACAAGTATACACTCATCGCCAAGATTGTACTATACCGCCTATCATTTCCACTTTCGGTAAATCATTCCAATTTGTATTAACTTGTTTTTTTTCTTTTCTTCTTTACATTTTGATAGAACAAAGCTGCGCTAAGCGGCATCATACCAAACCATCTGTTTAAAAATGGCGCTTTTTCAGCACGACGTTGTTCTTTTTTCTGCTTACGATCCTCTTTTGGAGCGTCCATATATGATACAAATTGTTGCGTCACAAAACGCACATAATCATTAGTAGACATATTAATATCACCTCTACTTGATTAGTATGCCCACTTTTTTATGCATTAATCTTATGAAGTATTTCTTCCGTAATCTCTTGCACACTTTTATTTGTTGTATCAACCTGTATTGTCGCTTCTTCATAAAAGGCGCGACGCCCCTCAAACTTCGCTACAAATGCTTCTATGTTCTCTTTTTGAAATAACGGACGCGTTGTATCCCCGCGAAGACGTTCTGCAATAACATACGGATCACAATATAAATACACAACTGTTCCATTTTCTTTCATCCACTGGCGATTCTCGGCTCGCTCAACGATACCTCCACCAGTTGTAATAATTAAGTTACTCGTCGGCAAAGAACGCAGCATGTCGCTTTCAGATTGACGAAATGTATTTTCTCCTTCTTCCGTAAAAATATCGCGAATTATCTTCCCTTGATTCTCTTCAATTTTCTGATCTGTATCCAAAACTGGAATATGCAGGTGCTCACTTAGCATTCTCCCAATTGTTGTTTTTCCGGCTCCCATATAGCCTGTTATATATATGGCCCTCATTTTATTACCTCTTTTCTACCAAGTTGGTCATTGTTTAATTATTTGTATTATAACGAAAGATGGGCTAATGTGGTTTATTTTATATACTACTTGCGCAAATTACTAAAAAAACGCTTTGTCCTTAATCTTGTATCAAGAACAAAACGTTATTGTAATTAAACTTCCGTTTCATCGCTCTTCCGCCCAATTCATAACTCTTTTATTTGTTTTATCGTACTGAAAACTCACCTTATAAGGACGTTTTTGTTTTGTCGTACACTGCAATTTAACAAATATAATTTCATTTTCAAATACATAATCCCCACTCGCTTCACCATTTTTATATTGAAATGAAAATACATCACTTTGCTCTTTTCCCAGCAAATCTTTCTTTATAGAAGAGACTGCCTGATCAGTAATCTCTTCTAACAAAAATTTTTGCTGCGCCTCTTTATAAAACCGTTGATCAGATTGCAACATATTTATTTCGTATAGAAAGAATGAAAACAGTAAGAAAAGAAGAATTAATGTTCCTGGCATCGCAAAACCATCTTGTTTTCTCATGTCTTCAACTCAATAGGTGTGTAACGTGTTGCTACACCGTGATACATTTTACCGCTTATATCTTGCGCATGTATGGTTAATACATGCGGTGTTACATCATAAGAAAGCGAACTTACCTTTTGTAATATAATCTCCATCCCTAACGCATTTACTTTTCTCACGACATTATTTCCTAACAATTCATATGTTACATTCGCTCCGTTACCCATTTGAAAAAAGAGTAAGTCTTCTTGATTTTCTAACTTTATACCTTTTCCCTTTTGACTCTCCCTAAATTCTAATTGTACTTGTTCCATGAATACATCCCATTCCCAACTATTTATTTGCTTCGAATACGGTTTCTCGATAAATAAACTGTGGAGGCGTGGCACAAGAAGAAAGAAAATGGATAAAAACAATACACATAACAGCATTTCTAGTAGCGTAAATCCTGCTTCTCCCTTTTTACTTTTGAACATAACGACATTGTTCCATTCTTTTTTGTTTAACGTCTTCCCAAATTGTACAAACCTCTTCTCCCTGCCAATGCGTCCAGTATACAACACCATCTATGATCTCCTCTTTTTGCTGCTTCGGCCGATTTTGATACATATGTAACGCTGCTTCTCTCTTCAACAATACATATGCTTTATACCGAATTTGAATATTTTTCCTTTCTTGCATAATAAGAAGTGTTTGCGGAAGCAAGAGTGATACAGCCATCATTAATAAACTTAGCGATACAAGCATCTCGAGCATAACCGATCCTTTTTGGCACTTCACGATACATAAATCTCCCTCTTCCAAGTTGAAATACAATTTCATAAGTACGCGAGCGATAAGAAAGTAGGATTGTACCAGCTTGGTTTATATTTCCATTTGCGTTATAGGTCATTGGATTTGGAAAAGTATTTAAATCAATCTTTATATCACGTTCGTATTCTCGAATAAAAAGGGAACGTTTGTCACCAGATTCCCAAATGCTATACATATGTTTTTCAGGGCTCCATCGTAACATATGAAGATTCCGACGGTTTATAGCTAATTGCTGCATATGCAATATATCTTGTGAAAATTGTTTTAAAAAATATTCGACTTTTTGCCTTTCATATAATGGTGCAACATTAAAATAAGTAACAACACTCAATATTGAAATGATTGATAGAACGAGAAGCATCTCTAAAAATGTAAATCCTTTTTGTTTCACGATTTTTTAACTACGGATACTGCGCCATCATCACTTGAAATACTAATCTGTTCCCCTTTTGGACACGTTGTGGAAGTAATATATTTGTCTTTCACTAACTCTTCGATGGTCGGTATCTTATTATGTTGTAATTGATACGCCTGCACTTGCGATTCGACCGATTTCACGTAAGCATCACAACCTTTTCCTTGCACAGAAGATCGCTGCGAAATAACGTTTGGAATAATGAGTAACAGTAATACGGATATTACAACCATAACCAATAACATTTCTAAAAGTGTAAACCCTTTTTCATTCTTCATTTAAACTACCCCCTAAATAGAATTCATCATTTGAAACATCGGCATAATCATCGCTAAATACATAAGAACAACAATTATGCCAATGCATGTAAACAGAAGTGGTTGAATAATGACTAAAATACGTTGAATCTTTCCTTCCATTTTTTCAATCGTTAATTCGCTATAATCTCCTAATTCTGTCGCTAAGTTTCCGTTTGCCTGTCCATGCGCAATAACGTAAGAAAGTTCACGCTCGTAATAACTACTTTTCAGAATAATAGAATCTAATTGTTCTCCCGCAATTAATAACTCTTCAATCCGAGTGGCTTCACATTGAAAGAACGGATGATGTTTTTGTTCAATCATTAACGTCAAAGCTTCGAGTACCGATAATCCACCTTGTAATAAGCCACTTAATTGAACAGAGAAATAATGAGAGTTTGTTAAAATAAGAAATGTTTTTATAAGGGGAATACGTACCATAATACTTACCCTTTGAATGGGGGGAAGCTTTCGTAGATAAAACACATATACACATACTCCAAATGCAATGACGAGAAAAAATCCACCAATTATATATGGGAGCATTTGAATAAAGGACATAATTTGATCAGTAAAGGACGCGGAGGTTGCACGTAAAGAACTATACAATGTCTCAAATTGAGGAAGCAAAACAAGGTTGAATACAGCAAGAATTCCTAGTAAAAAAAGAGATAAAAAAATCGGATAACGAAGAACTTTCATCATATCCTTTTGATGCTTATCCTTCCTATGGAGGAGTACGCTTCCTTGCTTTAAAGCAAAAGAAACATCACCGTGTTGCTGTGCATAAAATAAATAACTTAATATGCCCGGATGAAACATCATTTGATGAAAAGCGTCGTGTAAACTTTGTCCATTTTTTAATTCTCCGATAATATGCTGCAGTTGTAGCCGTTTTGTAGAGGATAATTGAAACTGTAAAAATTCTAGCGCTTGCAAGAGAGGATAGCCTTTTTCTAACAATTCTCCAAGCCTTCTTAATAACAAAACTTGTTCATGTAATCGCCATCCTTTTCGTTCAAACATAAACATCCTCTTCTAAAAAACCTAAGGCATATCCTTTTCTTATACATGATTGTAATGTTTCATAATGATAGGTTACACGCTCTCCGTTTGCTTCACGAATCGCTTGTTTCAATTCATGGCCATATAACAACTCATAAATACTAGCTTGCCGCACTTTCCTCATCGCTTTACATAGCGGCGAACATTTTCCTTTACAAAATGGACACTTCAATTCAACAAGGCGTTGCGCTGCCACTGCAAGTAATGATTGCTCAATTTCTTGCCTTGTAATTCCATAGTCCATCAAGCGTAGCACAGCTCCTTTTGCATCATTTGTATGCAATGTTGTCATCACTAAATGTCCTGTTAAACTTGCACGCACAGCTACTTTCGCTGTTTCTTCATCACGGATTTCACCGACTAAAATAATATCAGGGTCATGACGCAAAATGGCTTTTAAACCTGTTGTATACGTGATACCCGCTTTTTCATTAATTTGAATTTGTAGTAAACCATCCTTTCGCTTTTCAATCGGATCCTCAAGTGTAACAATACGACGTGTTTGTCCCTTTTTCGCTACCTCTAATAATGCATACATGGTCGTTGTTTTTCCAGAGCCTGTTAGTCCAGTTTTTAGGGACAATTTTTAAAAATAAAAAAGGACTCTAAGCAGAATTGCCCAGAGTC
Coding sequences within it:
- the gcvT gene encoding glycine cleavage system aminomethyltransferase GcvT; amino-acid sequence: MITLQRTPLFDVYAKYGGKTIDFGGWELPVQFSSIKEEHEAVRTAAGLFDVSHMGEVEVTGADSLAFLQRVVTNDVSTLKVGGAQYTAMCYENGGTVDDLLIYKRGEEDYLLVINASNIEKDYEWLASHVIGDTKVVNVSSEIAQLAIQGPKAEGILQKVVSEDLKEIKFFKFKNPVLVDGVEALVSRTGYTGEDGFEIYCKSEDAAKLWEKLLEVGAEDGLKPCGLGARDTLRFEATLPLYGQELSKDITPIEAGIGFAVKTNKEADFFGKETLKEYKENGAPRKLVGIEVIERGIPRTHYPIYVGEEKIGEVTSGTQSPTLKKSIGLALVDVKYAAIDTEVEIEIRNKRVKAVVVPTPFYKRSK
- a CDS encoding YqzE family protein, with translation MSTNDYVRFVTQQFVSYMDAPKEDRKQKKEQRRAEKAPFLNRWFGMMPLSAALFYQNVKKKRKKTS
- the comGB gene encoding competence type IV pilus assembly protein ComGB yields the protein MFMFERKGWRLHEQVLLLRRLGELLEKGYPLLQALEFLQFQLSSTKRLQLQHIIGELKNGQSLHDAFHQMMFHPGILSYLFYAQQHGDVSFALKQGSVLLHRKDKHQKDMMKVLRYPIFLSLFLLGILAVFNLVLLPQFETLYSSLRATSASFTDQIMSFIQMLPYIIGGFFLVIAFGVCVYVFYLRKLPPIQRVSIMVRIPLIKTFLILTNSHYFSVQLSGLLQGGLSVLEALTLMIEQKHHPFFQCEATRIEELLIAGEQLDSIILKSSYYERELSYVIAHGQANGNLATELGDYSELTIEKMEGKIQRILVIIQPLLFTCIGIIVVLMYLAMIMPMFQMMNSI
- a CDS encoding GTP pyrophosphokinase, with translation MISFIIKQHDDRNNISFRQFCEQTFKNESVLIIIY
- the comGG gene encoding competence type IV pilus minor pilin ComGG; this translates as MRKQDGFAMPGTLILLFLLFSFFLYEINMLQSDQRFYKEAQQKFLLEEITDQAVSSIKKDLLGKEQSDVFSFQYKNGEASGDYVFENEIIFVKLQCTTKQKRPYKVSFQYDKTNKRVMNWAEER
- a CDS encoding shikimate kinase — its product is MRAIYITGYMGAGKTTIGRMLSEHLHIPVLDTDQKIEENQGKIIRDIFTEEGENTFRQSESDMLRSLPTSNLIITTGGGIVERAENRQWMKENGTVVYLYCDPYVIAERLRGDTTRPLFQKENIEAFVAKFEGRRAFYEEATIQVDTTNKSVQEITEEILHKINA
- a CDS encoding YqhG family protein, which encodes MQQHEIHNYLWNFFEANDCEISRRSPHLLNVQLTIEMDKLLMNRPFYWHYLEKTGGIPNPMRLTLITDPENDEEEGELIHYGSPRLHQIFQTTKELGSYIRLFEEVNLGSTTHIPLHPWLGVNVKVCYQCDRKKDMLHSIGIHLISGTMITNFHETLAKIRLTPKIPDFSFTLTPIIKPQSGMMRIEDTLKKLIAADDHTWAEEARVRWNHDLALLNRFYEESEELPENYEIEKRALQEQYEPRITMQIINGGLFYVTANHFFHKESPFS
- a CDS encoding VC0807 family protein, translating into MNQNKKAIFDIVFYLVFPFVIWKFAKTHIDPYYAMLISSVPGILYTLYCFKKEKQFNVTGFFILITLLANTAVDLLSGSAERMLWNDAYYHIVLGCIVICTIFIKKPLMLYFAADIAALQGHDRDESRVLYRDKRIYPALQYLTLFFGLQFILKSFLKIYFISVFGVEGYGEMRAIMTAVGWGISICIGIGFVWVNNKIHAVTEQNEPTH
- the comGF gene encoding competence type IV pilus minor pilin ComGF; translation: MVLYTGRIGREKRFVQFGKTLNKKEWNNVVMFKSKKGEAGFTLLEMLLCVLFLSIFFLLVPRLHSLFIEKPYSKQINSWEWDVFMEQVQLEFRESQKGKGIKLENQEDLLFFQMGNGANVTYELLGNNVVRKVNALGMEIILQKVSSLSYDVTPHVLTIHAQDISGKMYHGVATRYTPIELKT
- the comGE gene encoding competence type IV pilus minor pilin ComGE; its protein translation is MKCQKGSVMLEMLVSLSLLMMAVSLLLPQTLLIMQERKNIQIRYKAYVLLKREAALHMYQNRPKQQKEEIIDGVVYWTHWQGEEVCTIWEDVKQKRMEQCRYVQK
- the comGC gene encoding competence type IV pilus major pilin ComGC; translation: MKNEKGFTLLEMLLVMVVISVLLLLIIPNVISQRSSVQGKGCDAYVKSVESQVQAYQLQHNKIPTIEELVKDKYITSTTCPKGEQISISSDDGAVSVVKKS
- a CDS encoding SNF2-related protein, producing MDVDISVDRTWQENFLKRIEEDGPWTNWELYNLAYETEKSLLVPTFDGLQAPKHLSHFTPLPHQLEVAQTVIEQMNGKAILADEVGLGKTIEAGLILKEYMVRGLVKKVLILVPASLVSQWAYELNTKFFIPAVAQRKSYSWEQADVIVSSIDTAKRSPHRDIVLNLEYDLIIIDEAHKLKNNKTKNYEFAQRLKKKFCLLLTATPVQNKIDEIFNLVSLLKPGHLGNQSNFEEYYASKNRSAESDEDLKALINKVMVRNRRNGTGIEWPKRHVRTIFVDFNEEERALYNAIEHWKGQDAFTSAFSSLTLKREVCSSREAVYYSLKKHVEKRQKENENYTPDPYIDVLMDKINHIPFNSKANQALELIKEIDGKVVIFTEYRATQMYLQWFLKQHGISSVPFRGGFKRGKKDWMKELFQNHAQVLIATEAGGEGINLQFCSHMINYDLPWNPMRLEQRIGRIHRLGQKNDVHIYNLATKHTVEEHILKLLYEKINLFERVIGELDEILTRINMKNIDAHIQEIFAGSKSEGEIRIKMENLTSIIDFAKRNEAEVQGYAAT